In the Ostrinia nubilalis chromosome 15, ilOstNubi1.1, whole genome shotgun sequence genome, one interval contains:
- the LOC135078537 gene encoding uncharacterized protein LOC135078537, whose translation MKYAVVLVVLSVCVPLGLSIRCYECNSANNSMCLDPTSYDQETLNKFIKMTNCASGVFSPDNHQFFCRKIVQTIFHKHHDSEVRVTRGCGWVRHHRDCYKADNEDHLETVCQCFSDDCNAATIPEHSKWIAFASIGIIGLRSLM comes from the exons ATGAAATACGCGGTTGTTTTGGTGGTGCTATCAGTGTGCGTTCCTCTGG GTCTCTCGATCCGCTGCTACGAGTGCAACAGCGCCAACAACTCGATGTGCCTGGACCCCACCAGCTACGACCAGGAAACCCTCAACAAGTTCATCAAGATGACCAACTGCGCCAGCGGCGTCTTCTCGCCGGATAACCACCAGTTCTTCTGCAGGAAGATCGTGCAGACCA TTTTCCACAAACACCACGACTCGGAGGTGAGGGTAACCCGTGGCTGCGGCTGGGTACGTCACCACCGGGACTGCTACAAGGCTGACAACGAGGACCACCTGGAAACAGTCTGCCAGTGCTTCTCTGATGACTGCAATGCTGCCACCATTCCAGAACATAGCAAGTGGATTGCGTTTGCCTCAATAGGCATTATAGGGTTGAGGAGTCTGATGTGA
- the LOC135078538 gene encoding uncharacterized protein LOC135078538: MAVKNTNYAVLSVLLPALFSSCSAIKCFECNSANNSACLEMHNPRMQAIVPVVDCGQSVPNAISKEFFCRKITQTILHIDKTPEVRVTRTCGWVKHKRECYKADNSDHLETVCQCFGDMCNAAAMLDYVKVTVLGALTAILVCYQNWRGKV; encoded by the exons ATGGCTGTGAAAAATACGAATTACGCTGTGCTATCAGTTTTGTTGCCGGCATTGTTCTCATCCT GTTCGGCCATCAAGTGCTTCGAGTGCAACAGCGCGAACAACTCAGCCTGTCTCGAGATGCACAACCCTCGGATGCAGGCCATCGTGCCGGTGGTGGACTGCGGCCAGTCCGTCCCCAACGCCATCAGCAAGGAATTCTTCTGCAGGAAGATCACCCAGACCA TTCTCCACATAGACAAGACCCCTGAAGTCCGAGTGACCCGCACCTGTGGTTGGGTCAAGCACAAGCGGGAGTGCTACAAGGCTGACAACAGTGACCACCTGGAAACCGTGTGCCAGTGCTTTGGAGACATGTGCAACGCGGCCGCCATGTTGGATTACGTCAAAGTGACAGTTCTTGGCGCCCTCACCGCCATCTTGGTTTGCTACCAAAATTGGCGGGGAAAAGTTTGA
- the LOC135079020 gene encoding uncharacterized protein LOC135079020, translating to MGFAVICLLAVICSLLHQGLAITCYQCNSHNDSRCLLDKLPDSLRLPCGPKDTMCRKISQVVEFEMNGMPPDSRVIRGCGWDETSYKGRCYQRSGFGGRQEVCSCLQDGCNSATMPVGATVLMLLTFALLRF from the exons ATGGGTTTCGCAGTCATTTGCCTTTTGGCGGTAATATGCAGTTTGCTACACCAAG GTCTAGCGATCACATGTTACCAGTGCAACAGTCACAACGACTCCCGGTGCTTGCTGGACAAGCTGCCCGACTCCTTACGGCTGCCGTGCGGGCCCAAGGACACCATGTGCAGGAAGATCTCACAGGTTGTGGAGTTCGAGATGAACGGCATGCCGCCAGACAGCAGGGTCATCAGAGGCTGCGGCTGGGATGAGACCAGCTACAAG GGTCGCTGCTACCAGAGATCAGGATTCGGTGGCAGACAAGAGGTGTGCTCGTGCTTACAAGATGGCTGCAACTCCGCCACCATGCCAGTCGGGGCGACCGTCCTCATGCTCCTCACATTCGCATTACTGAGGTTCTAG
- the LOC135079028 gene encoding uncharacterized protein LOC135079028 has product MTNFGITIIFLCAIIKYGSSIMCYECNSATNSYCTDAVLPDSLKRNCSEHDRGVTHTLCRKIVQHVEFGINGQLPASRVIRSCGWDETKYKGACYHRSGYGGRQEVCSCTKDFCNGSQENSATLALLITTTLPLLAKIL; this is encoded by the exons ATGACCAATTTTGGGATTACGATTATCTTTCTTTGCGCCATCATCAAATACg GCTCATCAATAATGTGCTACGAGTGCAACAGCGCGACCAACTCGTACTGCACGGACGCCGTCCTGCCGGACAGCCTGAAGAGGAACTGCTCTGAGCACGACCGAGGAGTCACGCACACGCTGTGCAGGAAGATAGTGCAGCACGTAGAGTTTGGCATCAACGGGCAGCTGCCGGCATCCAGGGTCATACGCAGCTGCGGCTGGGACGAGACCAAGTACAAG GGCGCCTGCTATCACCGGTCAGGCTACGGCGGCAGGCAGGAAGTGTGTTCCTGCACCAAAGACTTCTGCAACGGCTCCCAAGAAAACAGCGCCACCCTCGCTCTTCTCATCACAACGACTCTACCTCTTCTAGCCAAGATTTTATGA
- the LOC135078990 gene encoding uncharacterized protein LOC135078990 isoform X1: MQEYGGGGSSKTAEYREGDRERSAPHQEGYQGSHQYAVIQSKNYGCSSKDLTDQNMATYCRVATGIYEATASSQQYQNSRYNNQSAPTFSSPPNSPLVGLVFDPSSPNYGGPGMSGDRSVHSDRRSQSSWSISNQEPIGTGAKKKIVKSQDKRNAYSADPRYHERYKETSVETDRQRKSDRNLTSESTSSLDFYVEGERMVSELCNIPDTSSRTDSSNQKQNQKSSNQEDDKSKPSGSSDVLLTALDKIVIHDQIPNQIVQLAIEACTDAENIAIAHHNRPCFKNIHSICAKTRSNVQKPDSAVANLHSQGIPWVIKNFIFSFVRILDGWKGVKELLSEKHETFSRIENKYYSPNIRECFVQWQAVTKEMLTHIYKTFKCLDHGFTMEQKSFSHNYYASNSAAPRHQNQSKFQQSKPHASTPRPVNASPQPFNAVQPPWAQTQSQSTSQNFSDGPWPPRSSVTYKKFPVVPPPNSHNFYPLNDQSDLEGYQKVQYKCDPCSVREAKPRQSWTITNVPDFRTLEGMCHSEQRELYNQLKHKMDAELGKAPGQPLLGNMPCDLLQRREMELKAKMIPLSHVEKTLIPSMATAAEMRGCYIQKNNSCGDTKEENDFFAAWGQMVQKEPNDYITHHTHNIQIPSNVVTISNNISGPVQFIDPENDEFHEMSKVYMKPGSYKVPIKPADPISAFVQGASPDVVFESPVVDEIGPIKMKVPFPQVTLAPQPKYNIESWPCLMSRRVDDVFGEEHKLMPRHGMPCLDMRTADPLEILTSMTSDRAWEAAKQSAPKLMDFIHEGSNKSDAARLYDALGLTADDEFPDDLKQVKLRMDQADVWPSALPSNHYMSKEMANLWGPQVLNKNDYTLPKNRDQSIFADDIVKLLDSDTKQPEIQEDPIDVPNAKTEASKETARCPSFDQTGNYVRDENQKKSSGKSKVAISGMWYHPKKKKPLPAATVKKFETIINNLSQISESAFIQHDMDIKMAPRFYEVVKYPMCLHDIATKLKNSSYTEYEQVVQDFRRIFNNVRLYLKSYPDPTMKKNVNKVSADFEKMLNDEFQNKWDSKTKSQENTDGQNNTNTNKKDEKENDNNNAESRNDEPNKKNDAKINADEKK, from the exons ATGCAAGAATATGGAGGCGGGGGATCGAGCAAGACGGCCGAATACCGCGAGGGAGATAGAGAGAGGAGTGCGCCCCACCAGGAGGGCTACCAGGGCTCGCACCAGTACGCCGTGATTCAGTCCAAGAACTATG GGTGTTCCAGTAAAGACCTTACTGATCAAAACATGGCAACATACTGCCGAGTCGCTACTGGCATCTACGAAGCCACTGCATCCAGTCAACAGTATCAGAATTCAAG ATATAACAATCAATCTGCTCCTACCTTCAGTTCGCCGCCCAACTCTCCACTGGTGGGGTTAGTCTTTGACCCGTCGTCGCCCAACTACGGCGGGCCTGGAATGTCGGGCGACCGCAGCGTGCACTCGGACAGGCGATCACAGAGCTCCTGGTCTATATCCAACCAGGAACCAATCGGAACCGGAGCTAAAAAGAAGATCGTCAAAAGTCAGGATAAACGCAACGCCTACAGTGCCGATCCGAGATACCACGAGAGGTACAAAGAAACTAGCGTAGAAACGGACCGTCAAAGAAAATCAGATCGAAACCTCACTTCAGAATCCACTTCGAGTCTCGATTTTTACGTCGAAGGTGAACGCATGGTCTCAGAACTCTGCAATATTCCCGATACGAGCTCCAGGACTGACTCCAGTAACCAAAAGCAAAATCAAAAGTCATCTAATCAAGAAGACGATAAAAGTAAGCCTTCAGGATCGTCTGATGTTTTGTTAACTGCGTTGGACAAAATTGTTATACACGATCAGATTCCAAATCAAATTGTTCAGTTGGCGATCGAAGCTTGCACTGATGCTGAGAACATTGCGATTGCCCACCATAACAGACCATGCTTCAAGAACATACATTCCATCTGTGCCAAGACTAGATCTAATGTGCAGAAACCAGACAGCGCGGTCGCCAACCTTCATTCCCAAGGCATTCCATGGGTTATCAAAAACTTTATATTCTCATTTGTGAGAATTTTAGATGGATGGAAAGGAGTAAAGGAGCTACTCAGTGAGAAACATGAAACATTTTCTAGAatcgaaaataaatattacagtcCTAACATCAGGGAATGTTTCGTACAATGGCAAGCCGTAACTAAAGAAATGCTGACTCATATTTATAAAACATTTAAGTGCCTCGACCACGGTTTTACAATGGAGCAGAAGAGCTTCTCTCATAACTACTATGCATCAAATTCGGCTGCTCCGCGACATCAAAATCAAAGTAAATTTCAGCAGTCTAAGCCACACGCTAGTACTCCGCGGCCAGTCAACGCTTCGCCGCAGCCCTTCAACGCCGTCCAGCCCCCATGGGCTCAAACCCAAAGTCAGTCCACTTCTCAGAACTTCAGTGACGGGCCATGGCCACCCAGATCAAGTGTCACGTACAAAAAATTTCCTGTAGTGCCACCTCCCAACTCTCATAATTTTTATCCCCTCAATGATCAAAGTGATTTGGAAGGCTACCAAAAAGTTCAATACAAGTGTGACCCTTGCAGTGTTCGTGAAGCTAAGCCTCGACAGTCTTGGACTATTACAAACGTGCCAGATTTTCGGACTCTCGAAGGCATGTGCCATTCTGAACAACGAGAGCTTTATAACCAACTCAAGCACAAAATGGATGCGGAACTCGGAAAAGCTCCAGGTCAGCCACTCTTAGGAAACATGCCTTGTGACTTGTTACAGCGCAGAGAGATGGAGCTGAAGGCTAAGATGATACCTTTGAGTCACGTAGAAAAAACCCTCATTCCGAGCATGGCCACAGCAGCCGAAATGAGAGGATGCTACATACAGAAAAACAACAGCTGCGGTGACACGAAGGAAGAGAATGATTTTTTTGCGGCGTGGGGTCAGATGGTCCAAAAAGAACCTAACGATTATATAACTCATCACACTCACAATATTCAGATTCCATCGAATGTTGTGACGATTTCTAATAATATCTCTGGCCCCGTGCAATTCATTGATCCCGAAAATGATGAGTTTCACGAAATGTCTAAAGTTTACATGAAGCCTGGAAGTTACAAAGTTCCAATAAAACCTGCAGATCCAATATCTGCATTTGTACAAGGCGCATCTCCAGATGTGGTTTTTGAGAGTCCTGTGGTAGATGAAATAGGCCCGATAAAAATGAAGGTACCATTTCCTCAAGTGACATTGGCTCCTCAACCTAAATACAACATTGAGTCCTGGCCATGTTTGATGTCTCGCCGGGTGGATGACGTCTTCGGTGAAGAGCACAAACTGATGCCAAGACATGGTATGCCCTGTTTAGACATGAGAACTGCCGATCCTCTGGAGATACTCACATCTATGACATCTGATCGTGCTTGGGAAGCGGCCAAGCAATCTGCCCCAAAATTAATGGATTTCATCCATGAAGGTTCCAATAAATCAGATGCCGCTAGGCTATACGACGCGTTGGGCTTGACAGCAGATGATGAATTTCCTGATGATTTGAAGCAAGTAAAACTACGCATGGACCAAGCGGATGTTTGGCCTTCTGCACTACCTTCCAATCATTATATGTCAAAGGAAATGGCCAATCTCTGGGGCCCACAAGTGTTGAATAAAAATGATTACACTTTACCCAAAAATCGCGATCAATCCAtttttgccgacgatattgttaAGTTGCTTGATTCTGATACGAAGCAACCGGAGATTCAAGAAGATCCAATTGACGTACCCAATGCCAAAACGGAAGCATCAAAGGAAACTGCTCGTTGCCCAAGTTTTGATCAAACTGGAAATTATGTGCGAGATGAAAATCAAAAGAAATCTAGTGGAAAATCTAAGGTCGCAATATCAGGAATGTGGTATCATCCTAAAAAGAAAAAGCCGTTACCGGCTGCCACTGTCAAGAAATTTGAGACGATCATTAATAACTTGTCTCAAATTAGTGAATCCGCTTTCATTCAGCATGATATGGATATCAAAATG GCTCCAAGATTTTATGAAGTAGTCAAATATCCGATGTGCCTTCACGATATTGCGACTAAGCTGAAGAATTCATCCTATACAGAATACGAGCAGGTGGTTCAAGATTTCAGGCGAATTTTCAACAATGTGCGTCTGTACCTAAAG AGCTACCCTGATCCTACAATGAAGAAAAACGTAAATAAAGTGTCTGCTGATTTTGAGAAAATGCTTAATGACGAGTTTCAAAACAAATGGGACTCCAAAACAAAATCACAAGAAAATACCGATGgtcaaaacaatacaaacacTAACAAGAAAGATGAAAAGGAAAATGATAACAACAATGCTGAAAGTCGAAATGACGAACCAAATAAGAAAAATGACGCCAAAATCAATGCTGACGAAAAAAAGTAa
- the LOC135078990 gene encoding uncharacterized protein LOC135078990 isoform X2 — protein MQEYGGGGSSKTAEYREGDRERSAPHQEGYQGSHQYAVIQSKNYGCSSKDLTDQNMATYCRVATGIYEATASSQQYQNSSSPPNSPLVGLVFDPSSPNYGGPGMSGDRSVHSDRRSQSSWSISNQEPIGTGAKKKIVKSQDKRNAYSADPRYHERYKETSVETDRQRKSDRNLTSESTSSLDFYVEGERMVSELCNIPDTSSRTDSSNQKQNQKSSNQEDDKSKPSGSSDVLLTALDKIVIHDQIPNQIVQLAIEACTDAENIAIAHHNRPCFKNIHSICAKTRSNVQKPDSAVANLHSQGIPWVIKNFIFSFVRILDGWKGVKELLSEKHETFSRIENKYYSPNIRECFVQWQAVTKEMLTHIYKTFKCLDHGFTMEQKSFSHNYYASNSAAPRHQNQSKFQQSKPHASTPRPVNASPQPFNAVQPPWAQTQSQSTSQNFSDGPWPPRSSVTYKKFPVVPPPNSHNFYPLNDQSDLEGYQKVQYKCDPCSVREAKPRQSWTITNVPDFRTLEGMCHSEQRELYNQLKHKMDAELGKAPGQPLLGNMPCDLLQRREMELKAKMIPLSHVEKTLIPSMATAAEMRGCYIQKNNSCGDTKEENDFFAAWGQMVQKEPNDYITHHTHNIQIPSNVVTISNNISGPVQFIDPENDEFHEMSKVYMKPGSYKVPIKPADPISAFVQGASPDVVFESPVVDEIGPIKMKVPFPQVTLAPQPKYNIESWPCLMSRRVDDVFGEEHKLMPRHGMPCLDMRTADPLEILTSMTSDRAWEAAKQSAPKLMDFIHEGSNKSDAARLYDALGLTADDEFPDDLKQVKLRMDQADVWPSALPSNHYMSKEMANLWGPQVLNKNDYTLPKNRDQSIFADDIVKLLDSDTKQPEIQEDPIDVPNAKTEASKETARCPSFDQTGNYVRDENQKKSSGKSKVAISGMWYHPKKKKPLPAATVKKFETIINNLSQISESAFIQHDMDIKMAPRFYEVVKYPMCLHDIATKLKNSSYTEYEQVVQDFRRIFNNVRLYLKSYPDPTMKKNVNKVSADFEKMLNDEFQNKWDSKTKSQENTDGQNNTNTNKKDEKENDNNNAESRNDEPNKKNDAKINADEKK, from the exons ATGCAAGAATATGGAGGCGGGGGATCGAGCAAGACGGCCGAATACCGCGAGGGAGATAGAGAGAGGAGTGCGCCCCACCAGGAGGGCTACCAGGGCTCGCACCAGTACGCCGTGATTCAGTCCAAGAACTATG GGTGTTCCAGTAAAGACCTTACTGATCAAAACATGGCAACATACTGCCGAGTCGCTACTGGCATCTACGAAGCCACTGCATCCAGTCAACAGTATCAGAATTCAAG TTCGCCGCCCAACTCTCCACTGGTGGGGTTAGTCTTTGACCCGTCGTCGCCCAACTACGGCGGGCCTGGAATGTCGGGCGACCGCAGCGTGCACTCGGACAGGCGATCACAGAGCTCCTGGTCTATATCCAACCAGGAACCAATCGGAACCGGAGCTAAAAAGAAGATCGTCAAAAGTCAGGATAAACGCAACGCCTACAGTGCCGATCCGAGATACCACGAGAGGTACAAAGAAACTAGCGTAGAAACGGACCGTCAAAGAAAATCAGATCGAAACCTCACTTCAGAATCCACTTCGAGTCTCGATTTTTACGTCGAAGGTGAACGCATGGTCTCAGAACTCTGCAATATTCCCGATACGAGCTCCAGGACTGACTCCAGTAACCAAAAGCAAAATCAAAAGTCATCTAATCAAGAAGACGATAAAAGTAAGCCTTCAGGATCGTCTGATGTTTTGTTAACTGCGTTGGACAAAATTGTTATACACGATCAGATTCCAAATCAAATTGTTCAGTTGGCGATCGAAGCTTGCACTGATGCTGAGAACATTGCGATTGCCCACCATAACAGACCATGCTTCAAGAACATACATTCCATCTGTGCCAAGACTAGATCTAATGTGCAGAAACCAGACAGCGCGGTCGCCAACCTTCATTCCCAAGGCATTCCATGGGTTATCAAAAACTTTATATTCTCATTTGTGAGAATTTTAGATGGATGGAAAGGAGTAAAGGAGCTACTCAGTGAGAAACATGAAACATTTTCTAGAatcgaaaataaatattacagtcCTAACATCAGGGAATGTTTCGTACAATGGCAAGCCGTAACTAAAGAAATGCTGACTCATATTTATAAAACATTTAAGTGCCTCGACCACGGTTTTACAATGGAGCAGAAGAGCTTCTCTCATAACTACTATGCATCAAATTCGGCTGCTCCGCGACATCAAAATCAAAGTAAATTTCAGCAGTCTAAGCCACACGCTAGTACTCCGCGGCCAGTCAACGCTTCGCCGCAGCCCTTCAACGCCGTCCAGCCCCCATGGGCTCAAACCCAAAGTCAGTCCACTTCTCAGAACTTCAGTGACGGGCCATGGCCACCCAGATCAAGTGTCACGTACAAAAAATTTCCTGTAGTGCCACCTCCCAACTCTCATAATTTTTATCCCCTCAATGATCAAAGTGATTTGGAAGGCTACCAAAAAGTTCAATACAAGTGTGACCCTTGCAGTGTTCGTGAAGCTAAGCCTCGACAGTCTTGGACTATTACAAACGTGCCAGATTTTCGGACTCTCGAAGGCATGTGCCATTCTGAACAACGAGAGCTTTATAACCAACTCAAGCACAAAATGGATGCGGAACTCGGAAAAGCTCCAGGTCAGCCACTCTTAGGAAACATGCCTTGTGACTTGTTACAGCGCAGAGAGATGGAGCTGAAGGCTAAGATGATACCTTTGAGTCACGTAGAAAAAACCCTCATTCCGAGCATGGCCACAGCAGCCGAAATGAGAGGATGCTACATACAGAAAAACAACAGCTGCGGTGACACGAAGGAAGAGAATGATTTTTTTGCGGCGTGGGGTCAGATGGTCCAAAAAGAACCTAACGATTATATAACTCATCACACTCACAATATTCAGATTCCATCGAATGTTGTGACGATTTCTAATAATATCTCTGGCCCCGTGCAATTCATTGATCCCGAAAATGATGAGTTTCACGAAATGTCTAAAGTTTACATGAAGCCTGGAAGTTACAAAGTTCCAATAAAACCTGCAGATCCAATATCTGCATTTGTACAAGGCGCATCTCCAGATGTGGTTTTTGAGAGTCCTGTGGTAGATGAAATAGGCCCGATAAAAATGAAGGTACCATTTCCTCAAGTGACATTGGCTCCTCAACCTAAATACAACATTGAGTCCTGGCCATGTTTGATGTCTCGCCGGGTGGATGACGTCTTCGGTGAAGAGCACAAACTGATGCCAAGACATGGTATGCCCTGTTTAGACATGAGAACTGCCGATCCTCTGGAGATACTCACATCTATGACATCTGATCGTGCTTGGGAAGCGGCCAAGCAATCTGCCCCAAAATTAATGGATTTCATCCATGAAGGTTCCAATAAATCAGATGCCGCTAGGCTATACGACGCGTTGGGCTTGACAGCAGATGATGAATTTCCTGATGATTTGAAGCAAGTAAAACTACGCATGGACCAAGCGGATGTTTGGCCTTCTGCACTACCTTCCAATCATTATATGTCAAAGGAAATGGCCAATCTCTGGGGCCCACAAGTGTTGAATAAAAATGATTACACTTTACCCAAAAATCGCGATCAATCCAtttttgccgacgatattgttaAGTTGCTTGATTCTGATACGAAGCAACCGGAGATTCAAGAAGATCCAATTGACGTACCCAATGCCAAAACGGAAGCATCAAAGGAAACTGCTCGTTGCCCAAGTTTTGATCAAACTGGAAATTATGTGCGAGATGAAAATCAAAAGAAATCTAGTGGAAAATCTAAGGTCGCAATATCAGGAATGTGGTATCATCCTAAAAAGAAAAAGCCGTTACCGGCTGCCACTGTCAAGAAATTTGAGACGATCATTAATAACTTGTCTCAAATTAGTGAATCCGCTTTCATTCAGCATGATATGGATATCAAAATG GCTCCAAGATTTTATGAAGTAGTCAAATATCCGATGTGCCTTCACGATATTGCGACTAAGCTGAAGAATTCATCCTATACAGAATACGAGCAGGTGGTTCAAGATTTCAGGCGAATTTTCAACAATGTGCGTCTGTACCTAAAG AGCTACCCTGATCCTACAATGAAGAAAAACGTAAATAAAGTGTCTGCTGATTTTGAGAAAATGCTTAATGACGAGTTTCAAAACAAATGGGACTCCAAAACAAAATCACAAGAAAATACCGATGgtcaaaacaatacaaacacTAACAAGAAAGATGAAAAGGAAAATGATAACAACAATGCTGAAAGTCGAAATGACGAACCAAATAAGAAAAATGACGCCAAAATCAATGCTGACGAAAAAAAGTAa